One Mycobacterium sp. SMC-4 DNA window includes the following coding sequences:
- a CDS encoding lipid droplet-associated protein: protein MATAPYGVRLLVGAAVTAIEETRKLPQTILMYPMTLASQVAHLVMKMQQDVAVLVIKGDETLESIFPPKDEQPEWATFDEDLESGGSGGPDGDVVELPTRDGERMTEGRFALFSEEPDKTTTATDDDGGSGPLQSAAAPAIVAEVDYESLTLAQLRARLTSLKISDLEALLTYEENTKARAPFQTLLANRITRASAK from the coding sequence ATGGCAACTGCACCGTATGGGGTCCGTCTGCTGGTGGGTGCGGCGGTGACCGCGATCGAGGAAACCCGCAAGCTTCCCCAAACCATCCTGATGTACCCGATGACCCTGGCCAGCCAGGTCGCCCACCTGGTCATGAAGATGCAGCAGGACGTGGCGGTGCTGGTGATCAAGGGCGACGAGACGCTGGAGTCGATCTTCCCGCCTAAGGACGAACAGCCGGAGTGGGCGACATTCGACGAGGACCTCGAGTCCGGTGGCAGCGGCGGGCCCGACGGTGACGTGGTGGAACTGCCGACGCGCGACGGCGAACGGATGACCGAGGGACGGTTCGCGCTGTTCTCCGAGGAGCCCGACAAGACCACCACTGCGACCGATGACGACGGCGGATCCGGACCCCTCCAGTCCGCGGCGGCGCCGGCAATCGTCGCCGAGGTCGACTACGAGTCATTGACGCTGGCGCAGCTGCGCGCCCGACTGACCTCGCTGAAGATCTCCGACCTGGAGGCGCTGCTGACCTACGAGGAGAACACCAAGGCGCGCGCTCCGTTCCAGACGCTGCTGGCCAACAGAATCACTCGCGCGTCGGCCAAGTGA